The Pseudooceanicola algae genome has a window encoding:
- a CDS encoding Na(+)-translocating NADH-quinone reductase subunit A has protein sequence MLQLAFRTGLTLPFQSPPPGTGGVADVICAEAGIVGPSGTAPRVTLHVEEGASVAQGAPVASLRDAPDVCFVAPMSASVARSVLLQGHKLSEIVLFREPGGDVLTHDTSGAATEAGLRRLMQRAGFWSWVRRRPFGGMPGADERPAAIFVMAADTRPFSPDPRLALEGRDEDFGRGLRALALIAEGPVYLCQQAGPPLIDTADVPGLRIVTCGRRHPQAAAGLRMLTVFPAGLETPVWDIHAEDVAALGTLIDTGQLPMTRLVSVAGSALRESRMVRTQVGAHLRGLTHRIARPGPHTVLSGSPLEGRAAQWLAPRDRQVTVLPRKTSGAQGHWLMSALTRSASPKPVIPTAALDQAFGGMVPAAAFVRALSCGDDETAMKLGVLSLLEEDIALADYVLGGEAHLPRLLAGMLDRIRTEAGA, from the coding sequence ATGTTGCAGCTTGCTTTCCGGACAGGTCTTACATTGCCGTTCCAGTCCCCGCCGCCAGGCACGGGCGGGGTCGCGGATGTCATCTGCGCCGAAGCCGGGATTGTCGGGCCTTCGGGCACAGCGCCGCGCGTCACGTTGCACGTCGAAGAGGGGGCATCGGTCGCGCAGGGGGCGCCCGTGGCCAGTCTGCGCGATGCGCCGGACGTGTGTTTCGTCGCGCCGATGTCGGCCAGCGTGGCACGCAGCGTGCTTTTGCAGGGTCACAAGCTGTCCGAGATCGTGCTGTTTCGGGAGCCGGGTGGCGATGTGCTGACCCACGATACCTCTGGCGCGGCAACCGAGGCGGGCCTGCGTCGCCTGATGCAGCGCGCCGGGTTCTGGTCCTGGGTGCGGCGCCGCCCGTTTGGCGGCATGCCCGGAGCGGACGAACGTCCGGCCGCCATCTTTGTCATGGCGGCGGATACGCGGCCCTTTTCGCCTGATCCGCGCCTGGCGCTAGAGGGCCGCGACGAGGACTTTGGCCGGGGTCTTCGCGCGCTGGCGTTGATTGCGGAGGGCCCTGTGTATCTGTGTCAGCAGGCTGGGCCACCCCTGATCGACACGGCGGATGTGCCCGGCCTGCGCATTGTCACCTGCGGGCGACGCCATCCGCAGGCGGCGGCCGGACTGCGGATGCTGACGGTCTTTCCGGCAGGGCTGGAAACGCCGGTCTGGGATATCCATGCCGAGGATGTGGCCGCCCTTGGGACCCTGATCGACACCGGGCAACTGCCCATGACCCGGCTTGTCAGTGTTGCGGGTTCGGCGTTGCGCGAAAGTCGGATGGTGCGCACGCAGGTCGGGGCGCACCTGCGCGGGCTGACCCATCGCATCGCCAGGCCGGGGCCGCATACGGTCCTGTCGGGGTCGCCGCTGGAGGGCCGCGCCGCGCAATGGCTGGCGCCGCGCGACCGGCAGGTTACCGTCCTGCCGCGCAAGACATCAGGCGCGCAGGGCCATTGGCTCATGTCCGCGTTGACCCGGTCGGCCAGTCCCAAACCGGTGATCCCCACGGCGGCGCTGGATCAGGCCTTTGGCGGTATGGTCCCCGCAGCGGCTTTCGTCCGCGCGCTGAGCTGCGGGGACGATGAGACCGCGATGAAGTTGGGGGTATTGTCTCTGCTGGAAGAGGACATTGCGCTGGCCGACTACGTGCTGGGCGGGGAGGCGCATCTGCCGCGGCTGCTGGCCGGGATGCTGGATCGCATCCGGACGGAGGCCGGCGCATGA